A part of Larkinella insperata genomic DNA contains:
- the prmA gene encoding 50S ribosomal protein L11 methyltransferase yields the protein MNYTEIQLTVSADYTDILMAELADLGFESFVETDEGLNAYILEPDFDEAAIQSIVDKYGDQTAIAYQINSLEKKNWNEEWERNYQPIEVQSRIKVRASFHEQDPGFQYDIVINPKMSFGTGHHETTAMMLEHQLGVDAAGKTVLDVGSGTGILAILAALQGASRVVAFDIEEWAVENARENAELNGCSSIEVFQGTIHDVNPNEKFDIVLANINRNVLLADIPVYVRLMNPGGTLLVSGFYEQDAPDIEEKGVAEGLTKTSKLTQNNWVSIQFSTAGQ from the coding sequence ATGAACTACACAGAGATACAATTGACGGTTTCGGCCGATTACACCGATATTCTGATGGCCGAGCTGGCGGATCTGGGCTTTGAGTCCTTTGTCGAAACCGATGAAGGGTTGAATGCTTACATCCTGGAACCTGATTTTGATGAAGCTGCCATTCAGTCCATTGTCGATAAATACGGTGATCAAACCGCAATAGCCTACCAGATCAATTCGTTAGAAAAAAAGAATTGGAACGAAGAGTGGGAACGGAATTACCAACCCATCGAGGTGCAAAGTCGGATTAAGGTCCGCGCTTCGTTTCACGAGCAGGATCCGGGGTTTCAATACGATATTGTGATCAACCCGAAAATGTCGTTTGGAACGGGGCACCACGAAACCACGGCCATGATGCTCGAACACCAGTTGGGCGTTGATGCCGCCGGAAAAACCGTGCTGGATGTCGGTTCGGGAACCGGTATTCTGGCGATTTTGGCGGCTTTGCAGGGCGCCAGCCGGGTGGTGGCTTTCGACATTGAAGAATGGGCCGTTGAGAATGCCCGGGAAAACGCCGAATTAAACGGTTGTTCGTCCATTGAAGTTTTTCAGGGCACGATTCATGATGTGAATCCCAACGAGAAGTTTGATATTGTGCTGGCCAACATCAACCGGAATGTGTTGTTGGCAGATATACCGGTTTACGTCCGGCTGATGAATCCGGGCGGCACCCTGTTGGTGAGCGGTTTCTACGAACAGGATGCGCCGGATATCGAAGAAAAGGGAGTGGCTGAAGGCTTAACCAAGACCAGTAAGTTAACTCAAAACAACTGGGTTTCAATACAATTCAGTACTGCCGGGCAGTAG
- the upp gene encoding uracil phosphoribosyltransferase translates to MFVFADRPSIADQFIAELRDVTIQKDPMRFRRNLERLGELMAYEISKSMSFQMVQVKTPLGVAPTPLIKNPPVLATILRASLPFHQGFLNYFDRAENAFIGAYRGYQSVSEEFEVAMDYISSPDLSGKTVILMDPMLATGRSLEKVYHALLRFGTPARTHIAAVLASPEGIRYVQEKMPQCHLWLGAVDERLDAHYYIVPGLGDAGDLAFGEKI, encoded by the coding sequence ATGTTTGTTTTTGCCGATCGCCCCTCTATTGCCGACCAGTTTATTGCCGAACTCCGTGATGTTACCATTCAGAAAGATCCGATGCGCTTCCGGCGCAATCTGGAACGTCTGGGCGAACTCATGGCGTACGAGATATCCAAGTCGATGTCGTTTCAGATGGTGCAGGTAAAAACACCCCTGGGTGTGGCTCCTACGCCCCTGATCAAGAATCCGCCCGTCCTGGCCACCATCCTGCGGGCCAGCCTGCCGTTTCATCAGGGCTTCCTGAACTATTTCGACCGAGCGGAAAACGCTTTTATTGGCGCTTACCGCGGTTATCAGTCTGTCAGCGAAGAGTTTGAAGTAGCCATGGATTACATTTCCAGCCCGGACCTAAGCGGAAAAACCGTTATTCTGATGGACCCGATGCTGGCAACGGGCCGGTCGCTGGAAAAGGTATACCACGCCCTGCTGCGGTTTGGCACCCCGGCCAGAACCCACATTGCTGCGGTGCTGGCCAGTCCGGAAGGCATCCGCTACGTTCAGGAAAAAATGCCCCAGTGCCACCTCTGGCTGGGTGCCGTCGACGAACGGCTTGACGCCCATTACTACATCGTTCCGGGTCTGGGCGACGCGGGCGATCTGGCGTTTGGCGAGAAAATCTGA
- the lpcA gene encoding D-sedoheptulose 7-phosphate isomerase, with protein sequence MLNQLIHQELTEARSVLDTFLSDSNQLSAIEQAARLMAEALQNGRKIISCGNGGSHCDAMHFAEELSGRYRNDRRAMAAIAISDPSHLSCVGNDYGYEFVFSRFLEGLGNDGDVLLGISTSGNSGNIIRAVEAARQRGMKVVLLTGKDGGQLAGTADVEIRVSHFGYADRIQEVHIKVIHLFILLIEKLVIE encoded by the coding sequence ATGCTTAATCAACTTATTCATCAGGAATTGACCGAGGCTCGCTCGGTTCTCGATACATTTTTGAGTGATTCGAACCAGCTTTCCGCCATCGAACAAGCTGCTCGTTTAATGGCCGAAGCGTTGCAGAATGGCCGTAAAATCATCTCCTGCGGCAACGGGGGGTCACATTGCGATGCCATGCACTTTGCCGAAGAGCTGTCGGGCCGCTACCGCAATGACCGGCGGGCCATGGCGGCCATTGCCATTTCGGACCCCAGCCATCTTTCCTGCGTCGGCAACGACTACGGGTATGAGTTTGTCTTTTCGCGGTTTCTGGAAGGGTTGGGCAACGACGGCGATGTGCTGCTTGGCATCAGCACCAGCGGAAACTCCGGCAACATCATCCGGGCCGTTGAAGCCGCCCGTCAACGCGGCATGAAGGTCGTTTTGCTGACGGGCAAAGACGGTGGCCAGCTCGCCGGAACCGCCGATGTCGAAATCCGGGTGTCTCATTTCGGGTATGCCGACCGCATTCAGGAAGTGCACATCAAAGTTATCCACCTGTTTATTCTGCTTATCGAAAAGCTGGTGATCGAGTAG
- a CDS encoding AsmA family protein, with protein MKKIGIIVASVLGVLLLAAWLVPMLFRNKLVTRLQQEINNRVNARVVFRPEKVDISLLRHFPNLTLQTDSLSIVGQKPFSGDTLLSTRSFEASVNLLSVLSGDKVKLKGVHLDQPRVLVKILRDGRTNYDIYKAVESDEPEVADTSQTAFTLDIDEWSIKNGLIRYEDQSLPMTVRLEAVNHTGSGSLSADIADLVLNTRAERLTLAYDGVEYLTDKKLDADMRLRAEFDKAVYTFAENRMRLNELPIELNGSVATGSDASADTSMRFDLTYRSPESDFKNLLSLVPGMYSKRFEEIDADGTVRFDGNVKGLYNGRQLPAFLLNLVVSDGRFQYANLPSAVERIALDLTVKNATDQLKNTVINLKKLSADLGNNPIRGRVLVQGLERSAVDAAISAKLNLEQLTQLFPIDSLTLRGLADLSIKAKGVYDKAGKQFPVVNGALNLQNGYAKSLKFPEPVEGINAVATLSNQTGQLADTRVDVGNVQLKLAGDPFQVKGWVQNFDDYTYEIAANGRLNLTSLTRIFPLEGTRLAGLIDANIQTKGRVSDAKAKRYDRLTARGTLAIRNLDYKGDALPQGLTLNTAQLNLSPGKLNVQQAQGTLGTTTFSADGFLGNYMPFFLDENQPLEGTLNVRANRLNVNEWMTDEPQSAAKTAEPSVVQIPKNIRFTLNANVTQAVYDKMPLNNIQGQVLVADGTVRMKQLTFTSLGGRFVTNGTYDPTNLSKPRFGFDVDIANADVAQAYRHLTLARVVFPLAQYMIGRFSSKFAVDGQLEPDMMPDLNSLTGNALVKVVQATLKNNPIVERIVEKTKLASFRNATFKDLMMKAEVKNGFVSIKPFDVKIGENILTVAGSNSLEGDLRYTLKLDVPTGEAGSRFASAFTSLTGQSLGNVERAKIDFALGGSYNKPQLRFLASQTTGQVKETLVKRAKEEAKEQGWKWLQKFAKPTRDSTKGGI; from the coding sequence ATGAAAAAAATCGGAATCATCGTTGCGTCGGTACTGGGCGTTTTGCTCCTGGCAGCCTGGCTCGTGCCGATGCTTTTTCGGAATAAACTAGTAACCCGACTGCAGCAGGAGATCAACAACCGGGTCAACGCGCGGGTCGTCTTTCGTCCCGAAAAAGTCGATATATCGCTGCTTCGTCACTTCCCGAATCTGACCCTACAGACAGATTCACTGAGTATTGTCGGACAAAAACCTTTTTCGGGCGACACGCTGCTGAGCACCCGTTCGTTTGAGGCATCCGTCAATTTACTAAGCGTCTTGTCGGGCGATAAAGTAAAATTAAAAGGCGTTCACCTCGATCAGCCGCGCGTCCTCGTGAAAATTCTGCGCGACGGGCGGACCAATTACGACATTTACAAAGCCGTCGAAAGCGATGAGCCCGAGGTTGCCGATACGAGCCAGACGGCTTTTACGCTCGACATTGACGAATGGTCCATCAAAAATGGGCTGATTCGCTACGAAGACCAGAGTTTGCCGATGACGGTCCGGCTGGAAGCGGTCAATCACACCGGCAGCGGGAGCCTGTCAGCCGACATAGCAGACTTGGTGCTCAATACCCGGGCCGAACGCCTGACGCTCGCGTATGATGGGGTAGAATATCTGACCGATAAGAAACTGGATGCCGACATGCGGCTCCGGGCCGAATTCGACAAAGCCGTTTACACGTTTGCCGAAAACCGGATGAGACTGAACGAACTGCCGATTGAACTGAATGGCTCGGTTGCTACCGGTTCGGACGCGTCGGCCGATACGTCCATGCGCTTCGATTTGACTTACCGCTCCCCGGAAAGTGATTTCAAAAACCTGCTGTCGCTGGTGCCGGGGATGTATTCCAAGCGGTTTGAAGAGATTGACGCGGACGGGACCGTTCGGTTCGACGGGAATGTAAAGGGGCTTTACAACGGGCGCCAGTTGCCGGCTTTTCTGCTGAATCTGGTGGTGAGCGATGGGCGGTTTCAATACGCAAACCTGCCCTCGGCGGTCGAGCGGATCGCTTTAGACCTGACGGTTAAAAATGCGACCGACCAGTTGAAAAACACGGTTATCAACCTCAAAAAGCTGAGCGCAGACCTGGGAAACAATCCAATCCGCGGGCGGGTACTGGTGCAGGGGCTGGAGCGTTCGGCAGTTGATGCCGCTATTTCGGCTAAACTGAATCTGGAGCAGTTGACGCAGTTGTTCCCGATCGACAGCCTGACACTCCGGGGACTGGCCGATCTGAGCATCAAAGCGAAAGGGGTTTACGATAAAGCGGGCAAGCAGTTTCCGGTGGTCAACGGGGCGCTGAACTTGCAGAATGGGTATGCGAAATCGCTCAAATTCCCGGAGCCGGTTGAAGGGATAAATGCCGTGGCTACGCTTTCCAATCAGACCGGCCAGCTGGCTGACACCCGCGTCGATGTTGGTAATGTGCAGTTGAAACTGGCGGGCGACCCGTTCCAGGTCAAAGGATGGGTGCAGAATTTTGATGACTATACTTACGAAATCGCGGCCAACGGGCGGCTGAACCTGACCAGCCTGACCCGCATCTTTCCGCTTGAAGGCACCCGGCTGGCCGGTTTGATCGATGCGAATATCCAAACAAAAGGGCGGGTTTCCGACGCGAAGGCAAAGCGGTATGATCGGCTTACGGCCCGTGGTACGCTGGCAATCCGGAATCTGGACTACAAAGGTGATGCCTTACCGCAGGGGCTGACGCTGAATACCGCCCAACTCAATCTGTCGCCCGGCAAACTGAACGTTCAGCAAGCACAGGGAACACTCGGCACAACGACTTTTTCCGCCGACGGTTTTCTAGGAAATTACATGCCGTTTTTCCTGGACGAAAATCAGCCTCTGGAAGGCACCCTGAACGTTCGCGCCAACCGCCTGAACGTCAATGAGTGGATGACTGACGAGCCGCAGTCTGCAGCCAAAACCGCCGAACCGTCGGTAGTTCAGATTCCGAAAAACATCCGTTTTACGCTGAATGCCAATGTGACACAGGCCGTTTACGACAAAATGCCGCTGAACAACATCCAGGGACAAGTGCTGGTTGCGGATGGTACCGTGCGGATGAAACAGCTAACTTTTACGTCGCTGGGCGGGCGTTTTGTTACTAACGGTACTTACGATCCGACGAATTTGTCTAAACCACGGTTTGGGTTTGACGTGGACATTGCCAACGCCGACGTTGCGCAGGCTTACCGCCATTTGACACTGGCGCGGGTAGTTTTTCCGCTGGCGCAGTACATGATCGGGCGGTTTTCAAGCAAGTTTGCGGTTGACGGGCAACTGGAGCCGGATATGATGCCCGACCTGAACAGCCTGACCGGGAATGCCCTGGTGAAAGTGGTGCAGGCGACGCTGAAAAATAACCCGATCGTGGAGCGCATTGTCGAAAAGACGAAGCTGGCCAGTTTCCGGAACGCGACGTTTAAGGACCTGATGATGAAAGCGGAAGTGAAGAACGGTTTTGTGTCGATAAAACCGTTTGACGTAAAGATTGGCGAAAATATCCTCACCGTAGCGGGTTCCAATTCGCTGGAGGGCGATCTGCGGTATACGCTGAAACTGGACGTACCAACCGGTGAAGCGGGCAGCCGGTTTGCGAGCGCGTTTACGTCGCTGACGGGCCAGTCGCTGGGCAATGTAGAACGGGCGAAAATCGACTTTGCCCTCGGCGGCAGTTATAACAAACCGCAGCTCCGTTTTCTGGCTAGTCAAACCACGGGGCAGGTGAAGGAGACCCTGGTCAAGCGCGCCAAAGAAGAAGCAAAGGAACAGGGCTGGAAATGGCTGCAAAAGTTTGCCAAACCGACGCGCGATTCCACCAAAGGAGGCATTTAA
- a CDS encoding class I SAM-dependent methyltransferase has product MRLTVTPENLLEWIALKINLVPLPLLHAQLFPIIGKAVLEAADKGVFEAIHRGRQTVDAIAAECQLHPKALQELLSLLVVLGYLRYQENAYTLTRTSRRWVLQDDQESVFGMMRFNNRVVWPWLEQLGNYLQTGEGIQYHDHLTSEQWLHYQNAMLAATGTEAKEFGRKARVPKQATHMLDIGGAHGQHSVALCRRLPNLQAVILDLPPAIEKAAPLLAQAGMGDRVRHQPGNALTDDFGESTYDIVLMSSLAHHFSDEQNRAVAQKVAQALKPGGVYIINEFIRPEVGGKSDGVGTNLVGSSMDLFYGLTSTAGNYTVREIQQWQREAGLKPLKVKTYLSIPGRAMVIAQK; this is encoded by the coding sequence ATGCGCCTGACCGTCACGCCAGAAAACCTCCTCGAATGGATTGCCCTTAAAATCAATCTGGTTCCCCTTCCCCTCCTACACGCCCAACTCTTTCCCATTATTGGAAAAGCCGTACTCGAAGCGGCCGACAAAGGTGTTTTTGAAGCCATTCACCGAGGGCGGCAAACCGTCGATGCCATTGCCGCCGAATGCCAGTTGCACCCCAAAGCCTTGCAGGAACTGCTGAGCCTTCTGGTGGTTCTGGGCTACTTACGGTATCAGGAAAATGCGTATACGTTGACGCGCACGAGTCGGCGGTGGGTGCTTCAGGACGATCAGGAGTCGGTATTTGGCATGATGCGGTTCAACAACCGGGTAGTCTGGCCATGGCTCGAACAACTGGGCAATTATCTGCAAACCGGTGAAGGAATTCAGTACCACGACCACCTGACCTCTGAACAATGGCTGCATTACCAGAACGCGATGCTGGCAGCCACCGGTACGGAAGCCAAGGAATTTGGCCGGAAAGCGCGGGTTCCGAAACAGGCCACCCACATGCTCGACATTGGCGGAGCCCACGGGCAACATTCGGTGGCGCTGTGTCGGCGGTTGCCAAATCTGCAGGCGGTTATTCTGGACCTGCCTCCCGCAATCGAAAAGGCCGCTCCGTTGCTGGCCCAGGCCGGAATGGGCGACCGCGTGCGGCACCAGCCGGGCAACGCCCTGACGGATGATTTTGGCGAATCGACGTACGATATTGTGCTGATGTCGAGTCTGGCCCACCATTTTTCGGACGAGCAAAACCGCGCTGTAGCCCAAAAAGTCGCCCAGGCCCTGAAACCCGGGGGCGTCTACATTATCAACGAGTTCATCCGGCCCGAGGTGGGCGGAAAGTCCGACGGCGTCGGCACCAACCTGGTCGGCAGCAGCATGGACTTGTTTTACGGACTGACCAGTACGGCGGGCAATTACACCGTTCGCGAAATTCAGCAATGGCAACGCGAAGCCGGGCTGAAACCGCTGAAAGTAAAAACCTATCTTTCCATTCCGGGCCGGGCAATGGTCATCGCTCAGAAATAA
- a CDS encoding cupin domain-containing protein, whose protein sequence is MSKVQEFIASRILNEYCLGLLKPDEIAEVERMARLHPEVEQAIDHLRRALSPLEQQRAEPDEKLRNRILDALDELGEPPILGLNNLPLIHPYSDSDQWQRTVASIQPSREFNNLYVHALKAQDGVDQCIVWVKQNVKPEAHHNERESFLILEGECECRIGPETVRLSAGDYVEIPLHVEHTVEVLSAKPVKAILQRVKL, encoded by the coding sequence ATGAGTAAAGTGCAGGAGTTTATTGCCTCCAGAATACTGAACGAGTATTGCCTTGGTCTGCTGAAACCCGACGAAATTGCGGAAGTAGAGCGCATGGCCCGTTTGCATCCCGAAGTGGAGCAAGCCATTGATCACCTGCGCCGGGCGTTGTCACCGCTTGAACAGCAGCGAGCCGAACCGGATGAAAAACTGAGAAACCGTATTCTGGATGCTTTGGATGAATTGGGCGAACCACCCATTTTGGGTCTGAATAACCTGCCGCTCATTCATCCGTACTCCGATTCCGACCAGTGGCAGCGAACCGTTGCTTCCATCCAGCCCAGCCGGGAGTTCAACAACCTGTATGTCCACGCGCTAAAAGCGCAAGATGGCGTTGATCAATGCATTGTTTGGGTGAAACAGAACGTAAAACCCGAAGCCCACCACAACGAACGCGAAAGCTTTTTGATTCTGGAAGGTGAATGCGAATGCCGGATCGGGCCGGAAACCGTTCGGCTTTCGGCGGGCGATTACGTGGAAATTCCCTTGCATGTAGAACATACCGTAGAGGTGCTGTCGGCCAAACCGGTAAAGGCAATTCTCCAACGGGTCAAATTATAG
- a CDS encoding carboxypeptidase-like regulatory domain-containing protein → MYTLARNPFLFFFISLFGTSYVFAQTTIKGRVLTQETEQPVPYALISEPQHRFGMYADAQGRFTVRIPSPVDSLLISCVGFESLLLPLASVTDSTVFRLRPKSNVLTEVIVRGQKPRLATVGATRKRAPIVWGNCSGRNIEFALYVRNAEGIRGYLQRVSYLIARGGVPTAPFRVRIYANAEGEPGADLLPQSVVTAARRGNTWCEVDLSRFQIRFPKEGLFVAMEWLPTDEDRYKFATSFKMPDGQNNERECFGQYLAFNRELRPVTYWERINGGTWRRNAPLSRVGQSEHPVIRAKIALE, encoded by the coding sequence ATGTATACTCTTGCGCGCAATCCGTTTCTCTTTTTCTTTATCAGTTTATTTGGCACCTCATACGTGTTTGCTCAAACGACTATCAAAGGACGGGTGCTGACCCAGGAAACGGAACAGCCAGTTCCTTATGCGTTGATCAGCGAGCCCCAGCACCGTTTTGGCATGTATGCTGATGCGCAGGGACGCTTTACCGTGCGAATCCCGTCTCCCGTCGACAGTTTGCTCATTAGCTGCGTTGGCTTTGAAAGTTTGCTCCTACCGCTGGCCAGCGTGACCGACTCAACGGTTTTTCGGCTGCGTCCAAAATCCAACGTTCTGACGGAAGTGATCGTTCGAGGCCAAAAACCGCGTCTAGCGACGGTGGGGGCCACCCGCAAACGGGCACCGATTGTCTGGGGCAACTGCTCGGGCCGTAACATCGAATTTGCACTTTACGTACGGAACGCCGAAGGAATCCGGGGCTATCTGCAGCGTGTTTCGTACCTAATAGCGCGCGGGGGCGTACCAACCGCTCCGTTCCGCGTCCGGATTTACGCCAATGCCGAGGGGGAACCCGGTGCAGACCTGTTGCCCCAAAGTGTGGTAACGGCCGCCCGGCGGGGGAATACCTGGTGCGAAGTTGATCTGTCGCGCTTCCAGATCAGGTTTCCGAAAGAGGGCCTGTTCGTTGCGATGGAATGGCTCCCGACCGACGAAGACCGCTACAAGTTTGCCACCTCGTTCAAGATGCCGGATGGGCAGAACAACGAACGGGAGTGTTTTGGGCAGTATCTGGCATTCAATCGGGAGCTGCGACCGGTTACGTATTGGGAGCGCATCAACGGCGGCACCTGGCGACGCAACGCCCCGCTGTCGCGCGTCGGCCAGAGTGAACACCCGGTTATTCGGGCCAAAATTGCGCTGGAATAA
- the gcvT gene encoding glycine cleavage system aminomethyltransferase GcvT, whose protein sequence is MDVKHIPLEKIHEQLGAKMVPFAGFLMPVRYSSDIEEHQTVRNGVGIFDVSHMGEFILKGEKAIDLIQKVSANDASLLYDGKVQYSYLPNDQGGVVDDLLIYQISPIEFMLVVNASNIEKDWNWIESQNEFGSGVEMVNISDGTCLFAVQGPLAVQALQPLTNAKLDSMSYYTFEKTDFAGFPNVIVSATGYTGAGGFEIYVASEQAEAVWNAIVKAGEPYGIKPIGLGARDTLRLEMGYCLYGNDIDDTVSPLEAGLGWVTKFTKPFINSENLQNQKNQGFKRKLVGFELVDRGIPRSHYELCDADGNRIGEVTSGTQSPTLGKGIGMGYVPTEYSKPGSTIFVKVRDRLLKAEIVKLPFVKK, encoded by the coding sequence ATGGATGTAAAGCACATACCGCTCGAAAAAATTCACGAACAACTCGGGGCAAAAATGGTACCTTTTGCCGGATTCCTGATGCCGGTGCGGTATTCGTCCGATATTGAAGAACATCAGACCGTTCGCAACGGCGTCGGTATCTTCGATGTGTCGCACATGGGCGAATTTATTCTAAAAGGCGAGAAAGCCATCGATTTAATTCAAAAAGTGTCGGCCAACGATGCTTCGTTGCTCTACGACGGCAAGGTGCAATACAGTTACTTACCCAACGACCAGGGCGGGGTGGTGGATGATCTGCTGATTTATCAGATCAGCCCGATTGAATTCATGCTGGTGGTCAATGCGTCAAACATCGAAAAAGACTGGAACTGGATTGAGAGCCAGAACGAGTTTGGCAGCGGGGTCGAAATGGTAAATATCTCCGACGGCACCTGTCTGTTCGCCGTGCAGGGACCGCTGGCGGTTCAGGCGCTGCAACCACTGACCAACGCCAAGCTGGATTCCATGTCGTATTACACCTTCGAAAAAACGGATTTTGCGGGCTTCCCGAACGTCATCGTTTCGGCGACGGGGTACACGGGCGCGGGCGGTTTTGAAATCTACGTCGCTAGCGAGCAGGCCGAAGCCGTATGGAATGCCATCGTGAAAGCCGGAGAACCGTACGGCATCAAACCCATCGGTTTGGGTGCCCGGGATACGCTGCGGCTGGAAATGGGTTACTGTCTATACGGTAATGACATCGACGACACGGTTTCGCCCCTGGAGGCCGGTCTGGGCTGGGTGACCAAGTTTACCAAGCCGTTTATCAATTCCGAAAATCTGCAAAATCAGAAAAACCAGGGCTTCAAGCGGAAACTGGTTGGTTTCGAACTCGTTGACCGGGGTATTCCCCGCAGCCATTATGAACTCTGCGATGCCGACGGAAACCGCATTGGTGAAGTAACCTCGGGTACGCAGTCGCCCACGCTGGGGAAAGGCATCGGTATGGGATACGTACCGACGGAATACAGCAAACCGGGTTCAACCATCTTTGTAAAAGTCCGCGATCGGCTTCTGAAAGCGGAAATAGTAAAATTACCGTTTGTAAAAAAATAA
- a CDS encoding 2-phosphosulfolactate phosphatase — protein MKTIDVCLTPDLLHLHADSLENSIVIVADVFRATSCMVTAFAHGVNSIIPVATVEECSQLQSRGYLAAAERNAKMIEGFDLDNSPFSYMDERLIGANIAMTTTNGTYAITRSRNAVKVLVGSFLNLEAIVRYLQGERYDVMILCAGWKGRVNLEDTLFAGALIERLKDEYMVPEDSGLMAWRLYAQGKNDLPGFLANSSHVRRLHRLSIHKDIIYCLQHDLYDVIPVLRGSTLVSMEV, from the coding sequence ATGAAAACCATAGACGTCTGTCTGACCCCTGATTTACTTCACCTCCATGCCGATTCACTCGAAAATTCCATTGTCATTGTCGCCGACGTTTTCCGGGCGACTTCGTGCATGGTAACGGCTTTCGCCCACGGGGTCAACAGCATAATTCCGGTGGCTACGGTCGAGGAATGCAGCCAGTTGCAAAGCCGGGGGTATCTGGCCGCAGCCGAACGGAACGCCAAAATGATTGAGGGGTTCGACCTGGATAACTCGCCGTTCAGCTACATGGACGAGCGGCTGATTGGCGCCAACATTGCCATGACGACCACAAACGGAACCTACGCCATCACGCGCTCGCGGAATGCCGTAAAAGTGCTGGTCGGCTCTTTCCTGAATCTGGAAGCGATTGTGCGGTACTTGCAGGGCGAACGCTACGACGTGATGATTTTGTGTGCGGGCTGGAAAGGCCGGGTCAACCTGGAGGATACGCTCTTTGCGGGGGCCCTGATCGAGCGGCTTAAGGATGAATACATGGTTCCGGAAGACAGCGGTTTGATGGCCTGGCGGCTTTACGCACAGGGTAAGAACGATCTGCCGGGCTTTCTGGCCAATTCTTCCCACGTTCGGCGGCTTCACCGGCTCAGCATCCATAAAGACATTATTTACTGCCTGCAGCACGATCTGTACGATGTGATTCCGGTGCTGCGCGGGAGCACGCTGGTTAGTATGGAAGTGTAA